The following coding sequences lie in one Haematobia irritans isolate KBUSLIRL chromosome 3, ASM5000362v1, whole genome shotgun sequence genomic window:
- the LOC142230917 gene encoding uncharacterized protein LOC142230917, with protein sequence MGLRRTRSHCNVVGIGDGNGSVSKFMVDIELFSRGNRPVLSCTALVLTKLSSYTPDAYTKSISMPDISEDDLADSDPIDLILGSDVCSEVKIPSQSFEHNGMFFQNTHFGWVFSGSDKSLSTHRLHIHNVNLDAILRSFWEQEEICSDRYMSNEEFACESYFVDTTNQTETGRYMVKLPFKSTLSDGSSPKIQNNVLNAFRRLRQLEISFSRRPEFAQSYKSFMSEYESLGHMTRIGHYPDHVRRDSYFLPHHGIFKEQSTTTKLRVVFDGSSHGQGHKSLNEELAAGPALQNDISSIFTKWRRHKIAFGADIEKMFRQIDVHP encoded by the coding sequence ATGGGCCTTAGGAGGACCAGATCCCACTGCAATGTGGTGGGTATAGGTGATGGTAATGGGAGTGTCTCTAAGTTTATGGTGGACATTGAATTGTTTTCAAGGGGAAACAGACCAGTACTTTCATGTACTGCTCTGGTCCTTACCAAGTTATCTTCGTATACACCTGATGCCTATACGAAGAGCATTTCAATGCCTGACATCAGTGAGGATGATTTGGCGGATTCTGATCCAATTGATTTAATTCTCGGTTCAGATGTGTGTTCCGAGGTGAAAATTCCGTCCCAGTCTTTCGAACATAATGGTATGTTTTTCCAAAATACTCACTTCGGATGGGTATTTTCTGGATCCGATAAAAGCTTATCTACTCATAGGCTTCATATACATAATGTCAATTTGGACGCCATATTACGTTCTTTCTGGGAACAGGAGGAAATATGCTCCGATAGATACATGTCAAATGAGGAATTCGCTTGTGAATCTTATTTTGTTGATACCACAAATCAGACTGAAACTGGACGTTATATGGTGAAATTGCCATTTAAATCCACTCTATCTGATGGTTCAAGTCCGAAAATTCAAAACAATGTTTTGAATGCATTTAGACGATTGCGTCAGttggaaatttcattttccAGAAGACCAGAATTCGCTCAGAGTTATAAAAGCTTTATGAGTGAATACGAGTCATTAGGTCATATGACTAGAATTGGTCATTATCCTGATCATGTCCGTCGAGACTCATATTTTTTACCGCATCATGGTATTTTTAAGGAGCAGAGTACTACCACTAAACTCCGCGTAGTGTTTGATGGCAGTAGTCACGGCCAAGGCCACAAGTCACTCAATGAGGAGCTTGCCGCTGGACCTGCTCTTCAAAATGATATCTCctccatttttacaaaatggcgTAGACATAAGATTGCCTTTGGAGCGGACATAGAAAAGATGTTCCGCCAAATCGATGTCCATCCATAA
- the LOC142230918 gene encoding uncharacterized protein LOC142230918, with amino-acid sequence MSIFELNTVTYGTTSAPYLAIRVLQKLAEDYKSYFPSAAEVLKSESYVDDIISGSDNLSDASKLQKDLCALLNKGGCNLRKWVTNSQELLAGIPIDCRDPSISIDFDRNNNVVKTLGIQWNTNDDTFSIRVNFDERYSFSKRSILSESARIYDPLGLLTPSTVVSKTIFKRLWEDSIDWDSKIPDDIEEDWINHRSSLKDLSNLKSQGGLAGLQILPWSSIVFPDARRTGILTSTEINDALYRILKVAQKIDFPIEIEELSNNRAIRNSSLLKLMPFLDRHGLIRVGGRLQNSTFAYYIKHPIILSKNYPLSKLIITDSHEKTLHGGITLTMSYVNRRYWILSGNQLAKSIIHKCMRCFRQSAKTAQQIMGNLPSVRLNATRPFKHSGVDFAGPIMLKTSTIRSAVVRKGYICLFVCMVTKALHLEAVSDLSTSAFLAASKRFVSRRGACTDIYSDCGTNFVGASKELQVLHNRSEKSLPEELRHALNNDGTTWHFIPPASPNFGGLWEAGVKSVKYHLKRVVHDRLLSFEELSTLLCQIESCLNSRPLCPLSPDPADFDALTPAHFLIGEPTNCIQDETLLDVNINRLSRWKCIEKIKQHFLKRWRSEYLNRLQSRPKWLKQSENAKVGDLVLVADDALDQDSGYLAEFEEIHPGADGRTRLTITSTDNH; translated from the exons ATGTCAATTTTCGAGTTGAATACGGTCACTTATGGTACCACCAGTGCACCATATTTGGCTATTCGTGTTTTACAAAAACTTGCTGAGGATTACAAATCCTATTTTCCAAGCGCTGCTGAGGTTTTAAAGTCAGAGTCATACGTTGACGACATTATTTCAGGGTCTGATAATCTCTCAGATGCAAGTAAATTACAAAAGGATTTGTGTGCCCTGTTGAATAAAGGTGGCTGCAATTTACGAAAATGGGTTACAAATTCACAAGAGCTTCTTGCTGGAATACCCATTGATTGTAGGGATCCATCGATTTCCATTGACTTCGATCGAAacaacaatgttgtcaaaaccttAGGTATTCAATGGAATACCAACGATGACACATTTTCGATCAGAGTTAACTTTGATGAGCGATACTCTTTCTCGAAAAGATCTATTCTTTCAGAGTCGGCGAGAATTTACGACCCTCTGGGGCTATTGACTCCGTCTACAGTTGTCTCGAAGACTATATTCAAGAGGCTCTGGGAGGATAGCATTGATTGGGATTCTAAGATTCCGGATGATATTGAGGAGGATTGGATAAATCATCGATCTTCACTAAAAGATTTATCAAACCTCAAATCCCAAGGTGGATTGGCTGGTCTCCAAATTCTGCCATGGAGCTCCATTGTTTTT CCTGATGCGAGGCGCACAGGCATTTTAACCTCCACTGAGATAAATGATGCACTTTACAGAATTTTGAAAGTTgctcaaaaaattgattttcctATCGAAATTGAAGAGCTATCTAACAATCGTGctattaggaatagttcattactgAAACTCATGCCCTTTCTTGATAGACATGGTCTGATACGGGTTGGTGGCAGGCTACAGAACTCTACTTTTGCGTATTATATTAAGCACCCcattattttgtcgaaaaattatCCTCTGTCTAAACTAATAATCACAGATTCGCACGAAAAGACTCTACATGGTGGAATTACGTTGACAATGTCATATGTTAACCGCAGGTACTGGATCTTATCTGGTAACCAGTTGGCAAAGTCAATTATCCACAAATGTATGAGGTGCTTCCGACAATCTGCAAAAACTGCTCAACAAATAATGGGTAATTTGCCTTCTGTTCGCTTGAACGCCACTAGACCTTTCAAACATAGTGGGGTGGACTTTGCAGGCCCCATTATGTTAAAAACATCCACAATCAGATCTGCTGTTGTTAGAAAAGGATATATTTGCCTGTTTGTTTGCATGGTTACGAAAGCCCTTCATTTGGAAGCAGTCTCCGATTTGAGCACTAGCGCTTTTCTGGCTGCTTCTAAAAGATTTGTGTCACGCCGAGGTGCCTGCACAGATATATACTCGGATTGTGGTACCAACTTCGTAGGAGCATCAAAAGAACTACAAGTGCTCCACAATAGGTCAGAGAAATCTTTACCAGAAGAGCTACGACATGCGCTAAATAATGATGGTACGACTTGGCATTTTATTCCGCCAGCTTCTCCTAATTTTGGAGGATTATGGGAAGCTGGCGTAAAATCTGTCAAATATCATTTAAAACGAGTGGTACATGACAGACTTCTTAGTTTTGAAGAATTGTCCACATTGTTGTGCCAAATCGAAAGTTGCCTGAACTCCCGGCCACTATGCCCACTATCACCGGACCCAGCTGACTTTGATGCACTTACCCCAGCTCATTTTCTGATTGGCGAGCCAACAAATTGCATCCAAGATGAGACGTTGCTTGACGTTAATATAAACCGGCTATCTAGATGGAAatgtattgaaaaaattaagcaacattttttgaaacgcTGGCGTAGTGAGTACCTCAACCGTCTCCAATCGCGACCCAAATGGTTGAAGCAAAGTGAGAATGCTAAAGTCGGAGACTTAGTATTGGTTGCCGATGACGCATTGGACCAGGACAGTGGCTACTTGGCCGAATTTGAGGAAATCCATCCTGGAGCAGATGGTAGAACAAGG CTAACAATCACATCAACTGATAATCACTAA